The following DNA comes from Bos indicus isolate NIAB-ARS_2022 breed Sahiwal x Tharparkar chromosome 3, NIAB-ARS_B.indTharparkar_mat_pri_1.0, whole genome shotgun sequence.
AATCAGACTGGCTAAGCAAGCAGAGACCACCTGTGCCCCACTCTCTGCCCTGTGCCCCTGCCTACCCCCAGCCGGGGCCTACTGGTCAGAGAAGTGACAGCTGGGACCCCTTCCTCCTGCAGAATATAAATGACTTCCCCCTTCCTCCCGGGGCTGGGAATAGACATCAGCTGGCACTGCCCACGCAAACTGCCGGCTGTCAGCCCGCCTGCCCGCCCACCGTCCCCCGCACCACCTGGGAGGAGGCAACACCTCAGGCAGGCTCGGGCTCTCTGGTGTTGCCTGCTCGGCTCCCCGAGCAAGCTCACCCGGCCTTCCTACCCTGCTGGAGACAGAGTGGGACTCCCAGCACTGACTGTACGGGCCATCAGAGAGGGACTCCCTGGCCAGAATGACCCAAGATGACAATCTCCTCCATGCAGCCCCAGTAGCCATCTCTCCCAAGGTCAGACCACAGTGGAGAGCTGGAAAGTAGGAAAAGGGcaatgaaagagacaggaataacCAGCAGGGGCCCCCTTGAGATGCTCAGGGTCTGGGGCACTCCTAGGAGATGCCATCTGACCAGCACAGTCTGCTCTGAGGACCCTTCTGCCCCTGCCATTCTCATGCCTGTCCTGTCGAATCATACCGACCTCCCTGCTGTTGAGTCACCCAGGGAGGAGGTCTGGAACCTTCTAAAGGCCTGGGATAGACAGACTATTGCTATCTGGGAACACCTCCCCCTGCTCCTGGGACCTCAAATCCTAGGTCCTACTCCACAGGTCTCCCAGAGTCCCCACTGAGCTCTCTCTACCTGCCTCAACACTGCTTTCCAGGCTTGGCCATTCTCAGTTTTCGCCATGACCTATGGAAGTCCCAATccaatggagagaggagtctggcagcttacagtccatggggtcgcaagagtcagacatgacttagcaactaaaccaccatcaaccACCACAATGGAGGTCCCAACTCCTCGATGAGCCAGACCACAGTTAACCAATGTAACATCCAGCTCTCACCAACGAGGGATGAGGGCAGTCTGTGGAACTACTTTCAGTCTGGAATGAGCAGGGGTCTCTGCAGGGAACAGAGCCCAGCCCTCATTTGCCAGCTGGCACCAAATTCAGCCCGCTCCTGGGCCAAAGAGCTGGCAAGAGATGACACTGAAGGGAAGCTAAGCTGATGAGGAAAGGAGAACCAGGGAGACTGTTTTCTCTAGATCAGAACCGCCCTGCCTTGTTTCCTTGGTTCTTACTTTGTTCTAAAAGCTTTGGAATAGCTCCAGGAAGCTATGTGCTAAGGCAAGGACCCAAGCCCCAAGAAGGGCAAAACACGAGATGCTCAGGACTGCTCTGCCACTGAGAATGGACGTCTCGCGGCCCCAAGCCCAGATCCCAAGATTAGCTGAAGGAAGTTCTTAGCTGGGCTAAGACACCCAGCCAGGAGCCAAAGCCTGGTTAAGCCAATGCCTTTCTGCTCCTCCAAAAGTTTAAGGTGTCTTTAGTGCCCTTAATGTCTTGGCAAGTAGGAGCTGCAGACCTTCACCCGGGCCCCTTCTCTCCACAGCCCCTGATGCTTTGTTCCCTGGTGCAGGGGCCAAATCAGCACAGGTTCTGGGAAAGCCAGGGGGCCATATTGGTCCCTCTAGAGGGGTAAGGAGACAATGAATGTAAGAATTACACCCTGAGTCTGATGAGTGGTCCAGCCATGGTTCAGAGGTGGGAAGATGCTCTGTGACATCAACTTGACAGACACTGAATGGTAGGAGAGATTGTTTAGAAACAATCACCCattacacagatgaggaaactgagtccctgAGACACTGGACTCACATAAGGTTGCACAACAGAGCCTATAAGGACCATACCcataaaaaaaatgtacattggCTCTCTCCACTATACTGCTTTCTCAAAGTGACCCAAACAGCTGATGCCACTGATAAATTACAGGAATCCAATTTTTCATTAGGCATGCAAGCAAGAGATGACTGCCAGTACCACCCAACACTTCTCTCCCATCAAGAGTGGAGGCTTCAGGATCAAGCTCCCCATCACCTATCACTTATGCCCCATCCACTTCGCCGTTTTGGCCCACTGAGTCATCTGTCGGCAACGGCAGCTTGGGTTTCTGCAGCCTCCACCCCAGCTAAGACATACAAAAACCCTACCCCTTCTGAAGTGGATCCCTGAAGGTCGCTAAAGGAGCCAGTGAAGTCCAAGTCAAGTGTCCCATTTCGATTCAGAGTTTGGAGGAACtcacatttccattttcttccttggCAAGTAGGAGCTGGAGATCTGGTGCATTATTACCAGGGCTGGATAGAGGGGCAGCACCAGGCACAGGTACCAGGCTGCACCTTTGATCTGAGCCTGGAACCACACAGAGTGCATGCCCAGAAGCACTGTTACTGTAGCCATCAGGTAGACCACCAGTCCACATGTCAGATGGTAGAGCTTGAGACGAGCCACCCTTGAGACCCTGGCTGCCCGGGGACACAGGAGGCAAAGTCCACACAGTGCCTGGCCGATAGTGGCCAGCAACGTCAGAGCCCCTACCCAGCTGTGCCAGGACGCCAGGTGGGGCAGCTCACTGCGGGTCCTGCTGGAGATGATGAAGCCCAGGCCCAGGGCTGCACAGA
Coding sequences within:
- the CYB561D1 gene encoding probable transmembrane reductase CYB561D1 isoform X2, which produces MQSLEVGLVLAPPREPRLTRWLRKGSGILAHLVAMGFTIFLTVLSRPGTSLFSWHPVFMALAFCLCMAEAILLFSPEHSLFFFCSRKARIRLHWAGQTLAILCAALGLGFIISSRTRSELPHLASWHSWVGALTLLATIGQALCGLCLLCPRAARVSRVARLKLYHLTCGLVVYLMATVTVLLGMHSVWFQAQIKGAAWYLCLVLPLYPALVIMHQISSSYLPRKKMEIAT
- the CYB561D1 gene encoding probable transmembrane reductase CYB561D1 isoform X1 codes for the protein MQSLEVGLVLAPPREPRLTRWLRKGSGILAHLVAMGFTIFLTVLSRPGTSLFSWHPVFMALAFCLCMAEAILLFSPEHSLFFFCSRKARIRLHWAGQTLAILCAALGLGFIISSRTRSELPHLASWHSWVGALTLLATIGQALCGLCLLCPRAARVSRVARLKLYHLTCGLVVYLMATVTVLLGMHSVWFQAQIKGAAWYLCLVLPLYPALVIMHQISSSYLPRKKMEMQIPRYLPVLSKDSQYWARPFY
- the CYB561D1 gene encoding probable transmembrane reductase CYB561D1 isoform X3, whose protein sequence is MQSLEVGLVLAPPREPRLTRWLRKGSGILAHLVAMGFTIFLTVLSRPGTSLFSWHPVFMALAFCLCMAEAILLFSPEHSLFFFCSRKARIRLHWAGQTLAILCAALGLGFIISSRTRSELPHLASWHSWVGALTLLATIGQALCGLCLLCPRAARVSRVARLKLYHLTCGLVVYLMATVTVLLGMHSVWFQAQIKGAAWYLCLVLPLYPALVIMHQISSSYLPRKKMEM